One Aegilops tauschii subsp. strangulata cultivar AL8/78 chromosome 7, Aet v6.0, whole genome shotgun sequence genomic window carries:
- the LOC109783453 gene encoding uncharacterized protein codes for MRPHATGVEKATAPYGSWESPISAAAVSSAGKTVEGLAVAGDGRLLWVETRPEEGGRAVLVKEGAGADGRGLDVTPQEFAVRSLAQEYGGGAFAVQGDVVVFSNYSDQRLYKQTIGDNSPLPLTPDYGGSVVRYADGVFDPHFSRYVTVMEDHRKSSSNPITTVAAVSTSVEDVNEPIVLLSGNDFYAFPRIDPTEKRMAWIEWSDPNMSWDKAQLWVGYFSSKGEVEKRICIAGGDPTIVESPTEPKWSSKGELFFITDRQSGFWNIYKWDEQSNVVVQVYSLDAEFSKPMWVYGVSSYAFLGNDDQSQKIVCCYRQNGKSYVGLLDHDSGSFSKIDLPFSAVTNIVSADGSFYVEGASASLPVSIAKVTLDEKRTMATDFSIVWSSSEDIKKYTPYFSLPEFMEFPTVIPGQHAYAYFYPPYNHTFQGSSDEKPPLLVGTHGGPTDEARGILDLSVQYWTSRGWAFVDVNYGGSAGYGREYRERLLGQWGVVDVNDCCSCATFLVATGRVDAQRLCVTGESAGGFTTLACLAFRQTFKAGSSLYGIADLASLRAGMHKFEAYYIDNLVGNKQAYFERSPINFVERFTCPVILFQGLDDPVVSPDQATTIYKSIKDKGLPVALVEYEGEQHGFRKAENIKFTLEQQMMFFARLVGHFKVADNIAPIKIDNFDKAS; via the exons ATGCGCCCGCACGCCACGGGCGTCGAGAAGGCGACCGCGCCGTACGGGTCCTGGGAGTCCCCGATcagcgccgccgccgtctcctccGCCGGGAAGACCGTCGAGGGGCTCGCCGTTGCCGGCGACGGCCGGCTCCTCTGGGTCGAGACGCGTCCCGAGGAAGGAGG ACGCGCGGTTCTCGTGAAGGAAGGGGCGGGCGCAGACGGCAGAGGTCTGGATGTGACGCCGCAGGAGTTCGCCGTGCGGTCCCTGGCGCAGGAGTACGGCGGTGGCGCGTTCGCCGTGCAGGGGGATGTCGTCGTGTTCTCCAATTACAGCGACCAGCGCCTGTACAAGCAAACCATTGGAG ATAACTCGCCACTACCTCTGACACCGGATTATGGTGGATCAGTTGTCCGCTATGCGGACGGTGTCTTTGATCCTCACTTCAGTCGTTACGTAACTGTAATGGAAG ATCACCGCAAGAGTAGCTCAAATCCCATCACGACAGTTGCTGCTGTGAGCACAAGTGTTGAAGATGTTAACG AACCAATTGTGCTGCTTAGTGGGAATGACTTCTATGCCTTTCCACGCATTGATCCAACTGAAAAACGCATGGCATGGATTGAATGGAGTGACCCAAACATGTCATGGGATAAAGCACAACTATGGGTTGGATATTTCTCCAGCAAAGG AGAGGTGGAAAAACGTATTTGCATTGCTGGTGGAGACCCAACGATAGTAGAATCTCCTACTGAACCCAAGTGGTCTTCAAAAG GTGAACTGTTCTTCATAACTGACCGACAGAGTGGATTTTGGAATATTTATAAATGG GATGAGCAGAGCAATGTGGTCGTGCAAGTGTACTCACTTGATGCTGAATTCTCGAAGCCAATGTGGGTTTATGGTGTCAGCTCCTACGCTTTCCTCGGAAATGACGACCAGAGTCAGAAAATAGTTTGCTGCTACAG GCAGAATGGGAAGTCATATGTTGGGTTGCTGGACCATGATTCAGGGTCATTTTCAAAAATTGACCTTCCCTTCTCTGCTGTAACTAACATA GTTTCTGCAGATGGATCTTTCTATGTTGAGGGTGCATCTGCTAGTCTTCCAGTATCGATAGCAAAG GTGACACTAGATGAAAAGAGAACAATGGCAACTGACTTTTCTATAGTTTGGTCCTCCTCAGAGGACATAAAGAAATATACACCCTACTTTAGTTTGCCTGAATTTATGGAGTTCCCAACCGTAATCCCTGGCCAGCATGCTTATGCTTATTTCTATCCTCCATACAACCATACTTTCCAAGGTTCATCAGATGAGAAGCCTCCGTTATTGGTCGGAACCCATG GTGGACCTACAGATGAAGCACGTGGGATTCTTGATCTTAGTGTGCAATACTGGACGAGCCGGGGATGGGCATTCGTTGATGTTAACTATGGGGGAAGTGCAG GCTATGGGAGAGAGTATCGAGAGAGGCTTTTAGGGCAATGGGGTGTTGTGGATGTAAATGATTGCTGCAGCTGTGCTACATTTCTG GTGGCAACTGGAAGAGTCGACGCGCAACGACTCTGTGTAACAGGAGAATCTGCTGGTGGATTCACAACTTTAGCTTGCCTTGCTTTTAGACAGACGTTCAAGGCCGGTTCTTCTTTATACGGG ATTGCTGACTTAGCTTCATTAAGGGCAGGCATGCACAAGTTTGAGGCGTACTATATTGACAACCTTGTGG GGAATAAGCAGGCTTACTTTGAGAGGTCGCCAATAAACTTCGTTGAGAGATTTACATGTCCAGTCATTTTGTTTCAAGGATTGGATGACCCG GTTGTATCACCAGATCAGGCaacaacaatatacaagtctatAAAGGACAAAGGTCTGCCTGTTGCTTTGGTTGAGTATGAAGGGGAACAACATGGCTTCCGCAAG GCCGAGAACATCAAGTTTACCTTGGAGCAGCAGATGATGTTCTTCGCAAGATTGGTGGGGCACTTCAAGGTGGCAGATAACATTGCTCCAATCAAGATAGACAATTTTGATAAAGCCTCGTGA